A genomic region of Zalophus californianus isolate mZalCal1 chromosome 1, mZalCal1.pri.v2, whole genome shotgun sequence contains the following coding sequences:
- the USP16 gene encoding ubiquitin carboxyl-terminal hydrolase 16 isoform X2 — protein sequence MGKKRTKGKTVPIDDSSESLEPMCRHIRKGLEQGNLKRALLNVEWNICQDCKTDNKVKDKSEEETEENPSVWLCLKCGHQGCGRDSQEQHALKHYMTPRSEPHCLVLSLDNWSVWCYLCDDEVQYCSSNRLGQVVDFVRKQADITTPKSAKDGNIELENKKLEKESKNEQERDKKENMAKENPSTNSASQITVKGLSNLGNTCFFNAVMQNLSQTPVLRELLKEVKMSGTIVKIEPPDLALTEPLEINLEPPGPLTLAMSQFLNEMQETKKGIVTPKELFSQVCKKAVRFKGYQQQDSQELLRYLLDGMRAEEQQRVSKGILKAFGNSTEKLDEELKNKVKDYEKKKSVPSFVDRIFGGELTSTIMCDECRTVSLVHESFLDLSLPVLDDQSGKKSINDKNLKKTMEDEDKESEEEKDNDSYMKERNDIPSGTSKHLQKKAKKQAKKQAKNQRRQQKIQGKVLHLNDICTIDHPEDNECEVGMSLQGEVDVKSNHISEEEVIHKEYCINQKDLNGQEKMVESETDNQKSTEEIDMNNVNMDNDLEVLASSPADCSRNLNGAYLTEGSGEVDISSGFKNLNLNAALQPDEINIEILNESHSPGTKVYEVVNEDPETAFCTLANREAFHTDECSIQHCLYQFTRNEKLREANKLLCEVCTRRQFSGPKANIKGERKHVYTNAKKQMLISLAPPVLTLHLKRFQQAGFNLRKVNKHIKFPEILDLAPFCTLKCKNVAEENTRVLYSLYGVVEHSGTMRSGHYTAYAKTRAANSHLSNLVLHGDIPQDFEMQSTKGQWFHISDTHVQAVPTAKVLNSQAYLLFYERVL from the exons GGCTGTGGCAGAGATTCTCAGGAGCAACATGCCTTGAAGCACTATATGACACCAAGATCTGAACCTCATTGTCTGGTTCTCAGTTTGGACAACTGGAGTGTATG GTGTTACCTATGTGATGATGAAGTCCAGTATTGTAGTTCAAACAGATTGGGTCAGGTGGTTGATTTTGTTAGAAAACAAGCTGATATTACAACTCCAAAATCag caAAAGATGGTAACAttgaacttgaaaataaaaaattagaaaaggagagtaaaaatgaacaagagcgagataaaaaggaaaacatggctAAAGAAAATCCTTCCACGAATTCTGCTTCCCAAATAACTGTGAAAGGACTCAGTAATTTGGGAAATACATGTTTCTTCAATGCAGTTATGCAG AATTTGTCACAAACACCGGTGCTGAGAGAACtactaaaagaagtaaaaatgtccGGAACAATTGTAAAAATTGAACCACCCGATTTGGCACTAACT GAACCCTTAGAAATAAACCTTGAGCCTCCAGGCCCTCTTACTTTAGCCATGAGCCAGTTTCTTAATGAGATGCAAGAGACCAAAAAGGGAATCGTGACACCTAAAGAACTCTTTTCTCAGGTCTGTAAAAA agCAGTACGGTTTAAAGGCTATCAGCAGCAAGACAGCCAGGAGCTGCTTCGCTATTTATTGGATGGAATGAGAGCAGAAGAACAACAA agAGTGAGTAAAGGAATTCTTAAAGCATTTGGTAATTCTACTGAAAAATTGGatgaagaactaaaaaataaagttaaag attatgaaaagaaaaaatctgtacCAAGTTTTGTGGACCGCATCTTTGGTGGTGAACTAACTAGTACAATCATGTGTGATGAATGTAGAACT GTCTCCTTGGTTCATGAATctttccttgatttgtctctacCAGTTTTAGATGATCAG AGTGGTAAGAAaagtataaatgataaaaatttgaaaaagacgATGGAGGATGAAGATAAAGAGAGCGAGGAGGAGAAAGATAATGACAGTTACATGAAAGAGAGGAATGACATTCCTTCGGGAACAAGTAAGCACTtacagaagaaagcaaagaagcaagCCAAAAAGCAAGCCAAG AACCAACGAAGACaacaaaaaattcaaggaaaagtTCTTCATTTAAATGATATCTGTACCATTGACCATCCTGAAGATAATGAATGTGAGGTTGGAATGTCACTTCAGGGAGAAGTGGATGTTAAATCCAACCATATTTCAGAAGAGGAAGTTATACATAAAGAATATTGTATTAATCAGAAAGATTTGAATGGCCAAGAAAAAATGGTAGAAAGTGAAACTGACAATCAAAAATCCACAGAAGAAATAGATATGAACAATGTCAACATGGATAATGATCTGGAGGTTTTGGCATCTTCTCCCGCTGACTGTTCTAGGAATTTAAATGGTGCCTATCTAACAGAAGGGAGTGGTGAAGTGGACATTTCCAGTGGTTTCAAAAACCTTAACTTGAATGCTGCTCTTCAACCTGACGAAATAAATATAGAGATTCTGAATGAGAGTCATTCTCCTGGGACCAAGGTATATGAAGTTGTAAACGAAGATCCAGAAACTGCTTTCTGTACTCTTGCGAACAGGGAAGCTTTCCATACTGATGAGTGCTCAATCCAACATTGTTTATATCAGTTCACCCGAAACGAGAAACTTCGAGAGGCAAATAAACTGCTTTGCGAAGTATGCACCCGGAGACAGTTTAGTGGACCAAAGGCAAACATAAAAG gtGAAAGGAAACATGTTTATACCAATGCCAAAAAGCAGATGCTGATTTCTCTTGCTCCTCCTGTTCTCACTCTTCATTTAAAGAGATTTCAGCAG gcTGGTTTTAACCTACGCAAAGttaacaaacacataaaatttcCGGAAATCTTAGATTTGGCTCCTTTTTGTACCCTCAAGTGTAAG AATGTCGCTGAAGAAAATACAAGGGTACTGTATTCCTTATATGGAGTCGTTGAACACAGTGGTACCATGAGGTCAGGGCATTATACTGCCTATGCCAAGACCAGAGCTGCGAATAGTCATCTCTCTAATCTCGTTCTCCATGGTGACATTCCACAAG ATTTTGAAATGCAGTCAACCAAAGGGCAGTGGTTTCACATCAGTGATACACATGTGCAAGCTGTGCCTACAGCGAAAGTACTGAACTCACAAGCGTACCTCCTGTTTTATGAGAGAGTGTTGTAA
- the USP16 gene encoding ubiquitin carboxyl-terminal hydrolase 16 isoform X5, which yields MCRHIRKGLEQGNLKRALLNVEWNICQDCKTDNKVKDKSEEETEENPSVWLCLKCGHQGCGRDSQEQHALKHYMTPRSEPHCLVLSLDNWSVWCYLCDDEVQYCSSNRLGQVVDFVRKQADITTPKSAAKDGNIELENKKLEKESKNEQERDKKENMAKENPSTNSASQITVKGLSNLGNTCFFNAVMQNLSQTPVLRELLKEVKMSGTIVKIEPPDLALTEPLEINLEPPGPLTLAMSQFLNEMQETKKGIVTPKELFSQVCKKAVRFKGYQQQDSQELLRYLLDGMRAEEQQRVSKGILKAFGNSTEKLDEELKNKVKDYEKKKSVPSFVDRIFGGELTSTIMCDECRTVSLVHESFLDLSLPVLDDQSGKKSINDKNLKKTMEDEDKESEEEKDNDSYMKERNDIPSGTSKHLQKKAKKQAKKQAKNQRRQQKIQGKVLHLNDICTIDHPEDNECEVGMSLQGEVDVKSNHISEEEVIHKEYCINQKDLNGQEKMVESETDNQKSTEEIDMNNVNMDNDLEVLASSPADCSRNLNGAYLTEGSGEVDISSGFKNLNLNAALQPDEINIEILNESHSPGTKVYEVVNEDPETAFCTLANREAFHTDECSIQHCLYQFTRNEKLREANKLLCEVCTRRQFSGPKANIKGERKHVYTNAKKQMLISLAPPVLTLHLKRFQQAGFNLRKVNKHIKFPEILDLAPFCTLKCKNVAEENTRVLYSLYGVVEHSGTMRSGHYTAYAKTRAANSHLSNLVLHGDIPQDFEMQSTKGQWFHISDTHVQAVPTAKVLNSQAYLLFYERVL from the exons GGCTGTGGCAGAGATTCTCAGGAGCAACATGCCTTGAAGCACTATATGACACCAAGATCTGAACCTCATTGTCTGGTTCTCAGTTTGGACAACTGGAGTGTATG GTGTTACCTATGTGATGATGAAGTCCAGTATTGTAGTTCAAACAGATTGGGTCAGGTGGTTGATTTTGTTAGAAAACAAGCTGATATTACAACTCCAAAATCag cagcaAAAGATGGTAACAttgaacttgaaaataaaaaattagaaaaggagagtaaaaatgaacaagagcgagataaaaaggaaaacatggctAAAGAAAATCCTTCCACGAATTCTGCTTCCCAAATAACTGTGAAAGGACTCAGTAATTTGGGAAATACATGTTTCTTCAATGCAGTTATGCAG AATTTGTCACAAACACCGGTGCTGAGAGAACtactaaaagaagtaaaaatgtccGGAACAATTGTAAAAATTGAACCACCCGATTTGGCACTAACT GAACCCTTAGAAATAAACCTTGAGCCTCCAGGCCCTCTTACTTTAGCCATGAGCCAGTTTCTTAATGAGATGCAAGAGACCAAAAAGGGAATCGTGACACCTAAAGAACTCTTTTCTCAGGTCTGTAAAAA agCAGTACGGTTTAAAGGCTATCAGCAGCAAGACAGCCAGGAGCTGCTTCGCTATTTATTGGATGGAATGAGAGCAGAAGAACAACAA agAGTGAGTAAAGGAATTCTTAAAGCATTTGGTAATTCTACTGAAAAATTGGatgaagaactaaaaaataaagttaaag attatgaaaagaaaaaatctgtacCAAGTTTTGTGGACCGCATCTTTGGTGGTGAACTAACTAGTACAATCATGTGTGATGAATGTAGAACT GTCTCCTTGGTTCATGAATctttccttgatttgtctctacCAGTTTTAGATGATCAG AGTGGTAAGAAaagtataaatgataaaaatttgaaaaagacgATGGAGGATGAAGATAAAGAGAGCGAGGAGGAGAAAGATAATGACAGTTACATGAAAGAGAGGAATGACATTCCTTCGGGAACAAGTAAGCACTtacagaagaaagcaaagaagcaagCCAAAAAGCAAGCCAAG AACCAACGAAGACaacaaaaaattcaaggaaaagtTCTTCATTTAAATGATATCTGTACCATTGACCATCCTGAAGATAATGAATGTGAGGTTGGAATGTCACTTCAGGGAGAAGTGGATGTTAAATCCAACCATATTTCAGAAGAGGAAGTTATACATAAAGAATATTGTATTAATCAGAAAGATTTGAATGGCCAAGAAAAAATGGTAGAAAGTGAAACTGACAATCAAAAATCCACAGAAGAAATAGATATGAACAATGTCAACATGGATAATGATCTGGAGGTTTTGGCATCTTCTCCCGCTGACTGTTCTAGGAATTTAAATGGTGCCTATCTAACAGAAGGGAGTGGTGAAGTGGACATTTCCAGTGGTTTCAAAAACCTTAACTTGAATGCTGCTCTTCAACCTGACGAAATAAATATAGAGATTCTGAATGAGAGTCATTCTCCTGGGACCAAGGTATATGAAGTTGTAAACGAAGATCCAGAAACTGCTTTCTGTACTCTTGCGAACAGGGAAGCTTTCCATACTGATGAGTGCTCAATCCAACATTGTTTATATCAGTTCACCCGAAACGAGAAACTTCGAGAGGCAAATAAACTGCTTTGCGAAGTATGCACCCGGAGACAGTTTAGTGGACCAAAGGCAAACATAAAAG gtGAAAGGAAACATGTTTATACCAATGCCAAAAAGCAGATGCTGATTTCTCTTGCTCCTCCTGTTCTCACTCTTCATTTAAAGAGATTTCAGCAG gcTGGTTTTAACCTACGCAAAGttaacaaacacataaaatttcCGGAAATCTTAGATTTGGCTCCTTTTTGTACCCTCAAGTGTAAG AATGTCGCTGAAGAAAATACAAGGGTACTGTATTCCTTATATGGAGTCGTTGAACACAGTGGTACCATGAGGTCAGGGCATTATACTGCCTATGCCAAGACCAGAGCTGCGAATAGTCATCTCTCTAATCTCGTTCTCCATGGTGACATTCCACAAG ATTTTGAAATGCAGTCAACCAAAGGGCAGTGGTTTCACATCAGTGATACACATGTGCAAGCTGTGCCTACAGCGAAAGTACTGAACTCACAAGCGTACCTCCTGTTTTATGAGAGAGTGTTGTAA